A genomic segment from Candidatus Poribacteria bacterium encodes:
- a CDS encoding class I SAM-dependent methyltransferase, with translation MNDEITIANRARWEAAVLKKNGFTVPWLDLNRDDILQYAEDQLDPVPYHLYQIYPAYLLRDVARKDVLCLAAGGGQQSAVFGLLGAHVTVIDFTRGQLDGDITAARHYSYPVETICTNIRDLATIDDASYDLIYQGPSMSWVPSVHEIYRGVSRIIRPGGQYRVDFGNPANHFWEWDGEFYRVTEPYSERVYRYPDGAYDFRHYLSDIFNGLVDNGFQIERVEERSWIQPDINATPGSWTHEMAYNVSFAIVAKKDI, from the coding sequence ATGAATGACGAAATTACGATTGCCAATCGAGCGCGGTGGGAAGCCGCAGTCTTGAAAAAGAACGGCTTTACTGTGCCGTGGCTTGACCTCAATAGAGATGATATTCTGCAATATGCTGAGGATCAACTCGATCCGGTTCCGTATCACCTTTACCAAATCTATCCTGCGTACCTACTCAGAGATGTTGCGCGCAAGGATGTGTTGTGTCTTGCCGCAGGTGGAGGACAGCAATCAGCGGTATTTGGTCTGCTTGGTGCCCATGTGACTGTGATTGATTTCACGCGGGGGCAGCTTGACGGAGATATCACTGCCGCGAGGCATTACAGTTATCCAGTCGAGACAATTTGCACCAATATCCGTGATCTTGCCACAATTGACGATGCGTCGTATGACCTTATCTACCAAGGACCCTCTATGAGCTGGGTGCCATCCGTTCATGAAATCTATAGAGGCGTGTCGAGGATCATCCGTCCGGGAGGTCAGTATCGCGTAGATTTCGGCAATCCTGCCAATCATTTTTGGGAATGGGATGGTGAATTCTACCGTGTTACCGAACCGTATTCTGAACGCGTTTATAGGTATCCAGACGGGGCATACGATTTCCGGCACTACCTGAGCGATATATTCAATGGACTTGTGGACAACGGTTTTCAGATTGAGCGGGTTGAGGAGCGTTCTTGGATCCAGCCGGATATTAATGCTACACCTGGAAGTTGGACGCACGAGATGGCTTACAACGTGAGTTTTGCTATTGTTGCGAAGAAAGATATATAG
- a CDS encoding adenosine deaminase codes for MSIDFVEALSTDNLTAIRAAPKIDVHCHSFLSARRENTERWLGHPLTKPPLKMKGLGGMMEYIDAALAPHLDHRQGFEFIVVSAIREAIQDGVVMLEMSFDIRLFKFYSGGLTELRAFIETLVESYREQIDLRPELGFARECANDPKWMKLAHQAIELEFFHSIDLYSHEEACAPEAVQSLYSKAREVGMKLKAHVGEFGGAEEVRRTVEVLDLDEVQHGIGAAESIEVMRWLSENQIQLNVCPTSNVMLDSVPDLASHPIRILFDNGVTVTINTDDLMIFGQSVSEEYRNLYRARVFSAQELEDIRCASLEIRD; via the coding sequence ATGTCTATTGATTTCGTTGAAGCACTCTCCACAGATAACTTGACCGCCATAAGAGCAGCACCTAAAATCGACGTTCACTGTCATTCTTTCTTAAGTGCACGTCGAGAAAATACGGAACGTTGGCTCGGACATCCGTTAACCAAACCGCCTCTCAAAATGAAAGGGCTTGGCGGGATGATGGAATACATAGATGCTGCTTTAGCACCGCACTTAGACCACCGCCAAGGTTTTGAGTTCATCGTGGTGTCAGCGATCCGTGAGGCAATCCAAGATGGAGTCGTTATGCTTGAAATGAGTTTCGATATTCGGTTGTTTAAGTTCTATTCAGGTGGGTTAACCGAACTTCGCGCATTTATTGAAACGTTGGTTGAGAGCTATCGGGAGCAAATTGATTTGCGTCCTGAACTCGGTTTTGCGCGCGAGTGTGCTAACGATCCAAAATGGATGAAATTGGCACATCAAGCAATAGAATTGGAGTTTTTTCATTCAATCGATCTGTATAGCCACGAAGAGGCGTGTGCGCCTGAAGCCGTGCAGTCTTTATACAGTAAGGCACGCGAAGTAGGGATGAAACTCAAAGCGCACGTTGGCGAGTTCGGGGGTGCGGAAGAGGTCCGACGAACCGTTGAAGTCCTTGATTTGGATGAGGTTCAACACGGCATCGGTGCCGCGGAATCGATCGAAGTGATGCGGTGGCTCTCAGAGAATCAGATACAATTGAACGTGTGTCCAACAAGCAACGTGATGTTGGACAGTGTGCCGGACCTCGCCTCACATCCCATTCGCATCTTATTCGACAACGGCGTAACCGTGACGATTAATACGGACGATCTGATGATATTCGGTCAGAGTGTCTCCGAAGAGTATCGAAATCTCTACCGTGCACGCGTTTTCAGTGCTCAGGAATTAGAGGATATTCGGTGTGCGTCCCTTGAAATCCGTGATTGA
- a CDS encoding Gfo/Idh/MocA family oxidoreductase, protein MKTYRAAVIGCSRMGAFIDNEVPDYEAIKLPYSHAAGFFAEERTDLVACADLRPEVMEHFGNRYNVPKARQYTDYRDMLEKEQPEIVSVATQPEHRAEIVIYAAEHGVKAIYAEKAMAASMDEAAAMVAAVEENNVAFNLGTNRRWHTGFDKMKEIIDSGEIGNLRTLIIYSNGTLFNSASHHFDLILRLNGDASVSWITGYLPQGDSVFDGDELRVDPSGGGTIQFENGVTAHALLTPRSSEWEAICDGGTVTCWNNGWQWHLRKQQDIPGWRACQVPEAFPEFENTSSTANLVKDLVHALDTGEPTRGGVRCAYASTELIFGIIESHLHNGARIELPLKDSKVRLQRNPTARQPRVE, encoded by the coding sequence TGCTGCTGTTATCGGTTGTAGTCGGATGGGTGCATTTATTGATAACGAAGTCCCCGATTATGAAGCGATTAAGTTACCGTATTCCCATGCTGCAGGCTTTTTTGCCGAAGAACGGACCGACCTTGTCGCATGTGCGGATCTGCGTCCGGAAGTCATGGAACATTTTGGAAACCGATACAATGTCCCAAAAGCGAGGCAATACACCGATTATCGGGATATGCTTGAAAAAGAGCAGCCTGAGATTGTCAGTGTTGCCACGCAACCCGAGCATCGCGCCGAAATTGTTATTTACGCCGCAGAACATGGTGTGAAAGCCATCTACGCAGAAAAAGCGATGGCAGCGTCTATGGACGAAGCCGCAGCAATGGTAGCTGCCGTAGAAGAAAACAATGTCGCCTTTAACCTCGGCACAAATCGCCGGTGGCATACAGGTTTCGACAAGATGAAAGAGATCATTGACAGTGGCGAAATTGGCAACCTACGCACCCTAATTATCTATTCAAATGGCACACTTTTCAATTCAGCCAGTCATCACTTCGACCTAATTTTACGCTTGAATGGCGATGCGTCTGTGAGTTGGATCACGGGTTATCTGCCGCAAGGTGATTCGGTTTTTGATGGCGATGAACTGCGAGTTGATCCGTCTGGCGGTGGAACAATCCAGTTTGAAAATGGTGTGACGGCACATGCACTGCTAACCCCGCGGAGTAGTGAATGGGAAGCAATTTGTGATGGTGGAACCGTTACGTGCTGGAACAACGGGTGGCAGTGGCATCTCCGTAAACAGCAAGACATACCGGGGTGGCGGGCATGTCAGGTCCCGGAAGCCTTTCCTGAATTTGAAAATACCAGTAGCACAGCAAACTTGGTTAAAGACCTTGTCCACGCCCTGGATACAGGGGAACCGACCCGAGGCGGTGTCCGATGCGCGTATGCGAGCACTGAACTGATTTTTGGCATCATTGAATCGCATCTACACAACGGCGCACGTATTGAACTTCCACTGAAAGACTCGAAAGTTCGTTTACAAAGAAATCCAACTGCAAGACAACCCAGGGTGGAGTAA